The Gammaproteobacteria bacterium region ATGTAAACGTGTCAAAGCCGGCGATCCTGGAAATCCTGTCGGCCCACAAGCATGCGTTGCACGCGGAGAGCCTCCTGCGCTACGCCAACAAGCTCGAGTATCAGGAACAGACGGCCCTGTTTCGAATCATCGAAGAAGCAGCCGACGAGCAGTTGGTGCCCGCGCTGATCAATCGGCTGGATGCACAGGATCCAGGGATGCGCGCGCGCGTGGTCGGCGTACTGTCGCGCTTCCCCACGCCTGCCGTGCGGGACGCGTTGCGAAGGCTGCTTGAGGATAATCACAAAACGGTACGGCTCGCGGCGCTCCAAGCGCTGGCCCGCATCGGCGCCGGCATGGATGTGCCGCAGCTATGCCGGATGCTTAAAGAGCCGGACATCAAAATCCAGAGCAAAGTAATTGAGCTGCTGGTTTCACTCAATCACCCCGACACCGTGAAAC contains the following coding sequences:
- a CDS encoding HEAT repeat domain-containing protein; translated protein: MVAIFDGIRAERLINKVLSAGTLDNAGGAQALGKLETVARSAIPKIVSRLGAAQHEEAGLLVELLRRLIDKNTLAFCLPGLAERDEQIVSGVVSAIVGARSIDANKLLPLLDDVNVSKPAILEILSAHKHALHAESLLRYANKLEYQEQTALFRIIEEAADEQLVPALINRLDAQDPGMRARVVGVLSRFPTPAVRDALRRLLEDNHKTVRLAALQALARIGAGMDVPQLCRMLKEPDIKIQSKVIELLVSLNHPDTVK